The genomic segment GTCTACCGTCAATCACGAAACGAACCTGAGATGCGTGCAACTGGCTCGTACGGTGAATGCGATACACGGTCATAGACACGTGAAAAGATCAACGAGGGACACAGCACCGAGAACCCGAGCGCGCTCTGTGCGATCCATGCCGAGGACACGGTCGTTGGCTGGGCCGTGACGAACCTCCATGACGTGCGTGCTCACGCTGCCTACGTTGGATACTACGTCCTGCCTGATTACTGGGGCAACGGCTACGCAAGCGAGGCGGCGCAACTGCTTGTTGCCTATGCTTTTGACGAACTCAATGCGCACCGCGTCGAGGCGAGCGTTCAGGCGGACAATCCCGCGAGCAAGCGTGTCCTCGAAAAGCTCGGATTTCAGCAAGAGGAACGAAACGCGATGCCTACTACAAGCAAGGCGAGTATAAGGACATCACACTTTGGAGCCTGCTCACCCACGAATTTGAAGAGTAGCCGGAGTTCGTTCTATCTCTCCAATCGCTCTCACTCAATACGTCGGTTCAGGAACCACGGCAGGCAAACCGATCTAGTGACTGCCAGCTACGACTCGGAGGACGCCCCGACCGCGTCAGAGATCGCCTGAAGGTCAGCCTTTCTGAACGTGGAGTCGTCTGCCGTCTCCAGCGACTCCGCGACGCCGACCTGCGCCCGGATGAGTTGGCGCATCCGCGTCGCCGACGGTTGTCCCGACTCGTCGACATCGACCTCGAGCGCCTCACAGATCGCCTGTAGCTCCTCTTCGTGAACGACGCCTCGAACTCCCGTTCGAAGCGACCCGTCGCCGCTCGAATCGTGTTCCGCACCTCGTGAACGGTCAAATTCATGAGTCTCCACTCTCCTGTCGCCACCCTCAATCTTCCTACTCGGTAGCACCGAGCGTTCCAGAAGATGCGAATCGGAGGTGGTTACTGACCATTGCTGAATTCATCCTCTCGATCTAGCACGCCGCTCCCGCCAGAAAGTCGGCAGTTCGTACAAACTCTGCTGAATATAGGGCGCGTATCGATCAGGCTAACCCATTCCTCTCCCGTGGTAGGCATACAGCTGAATCGGTCATGCTGCGAAGTACGCATTATAATTTGTCGACAATAGCGCTGGGCAATTTGCTGATTTCTCCGGGTTTCTGAATCAGTCGAAGTCCACTACAATCTGGTCAAGAGGTAAGGTGCCAATGGACTCTACCGGTGGATCGAATCGATTAACAGCTAGCGGTTGCCCATCCGCTTCGGCCTGATCGAACGCAGTAGTTCCCGCCGTTTGTCCGAGAATCGTGAATGAATCGACCAGATACGGCAGACCATTGGAGGCTAATGACAGCGGTCGATTCATGACGTGGAAGTGCAAGTGAGGAGCGATACTGTTGCCTGAGTTGCCAACCAGTCCCAGAACGTCACCTTGCTCGACGTGATCACCTTCCGCTACGCGAATGCTGCCCGGTTGGAAGTGCGCATACAGCGCGTAGTTCTCACAGCCAAGATCGAGGATTACTGCGTTGCCATCCGCCTTCTCGAGGATGATCTCTTCCGGAAACTCACCCGGAACATTCTCCGGAACGCCGTCGACTACCTTGACCACCGTACCGTCAGCGACCGCGATCGCTTTCTCCCCGTATATAGTGTAACTTTCGAGGTCTTCCCGTGGACCGTCAAAGATGCGATCCTTGGCATCGAGTTGTTCGTAGTCCACTGCATAGCGCTGTGCGAGCCAGATTTGACCATTGACTGGAAGTGTCGCCCGGGTATGACGGACTGCGTCTCCAAATGAATCGGCCGCTATGTAGTTCGAACCTCTCAGAGGAGGCCCAACGGTGACAACATCGCGCAGGTCAACCGTGATTTCTCCCACTGATTCTACGAGCTCTTGCTGATCCGGCGGTGCGGCTTCGGCTTTCAGAGATACCCGATGGATCAGTCTTTCGGGGACATCAGATGATTCATCGACGTTCACATGCAAGAAGACGAGAGCTGTCATTGCCGGGTCGAACGACGCGACAGTATCTCGTCTCCCTGCTGGTTGGAGACGATTGGCCACCTCATCTGCATCAAGCGCATGAATCGCAGCACCAGTATCTGCGTTGATTACTTCAAGCTGCTCTATAGTTACTGGCCCAGTTGTGAAGTTTGTCAACATGAGTTCGTATGCCAGGTACGTCTGCCCGTCAGAGCCAGTGAAGGGAATTGGAGCAGAGAGCACCTCCCCAACTAGCGGAGTGGAATTCTGGGAAATATCCACGACGGCAGAATTTTTCGACGTACTCCGACAAGTGTTTGTGGCGGTAGAGACGGTATTTGTTGCCGGGTTCACCATTGATCCATTGGTCGCTGAGACGTCAACGGACGCTCGTCCTTTACCAAGGGAGTCCGCGCTGACCCCTAATAATCCAAGTGCTGAGCCTTTCAGCATGGTTCGACGATTGAATTTCACGGTACTAATACCTCTCAAGAAGAGATAAACTTATCTAGAAGATATAATACTATTGATGACTCGATCCAGTGCTACCCAACACATGATTTTCGAATGAACCAACTGCTGAGGATCGTCCCGCAACTCCCAGATTCCGACATCCGGTTCCTGCCATGCCTCACAGACGTAGTTGATGATGACTCTCATTACATCCCAGTCGTCCTCAGAGAGCGTTTCTCCGTAGCGCATCGTCTCATAGATGCCCTGAATCAACTCGTCATATACATCGAGTTGCTGCTGTTCGACCGCCGCATTGCCAATTCTGACGGGTGTAGAGTTCCGGTAGCCCGAAAGATGATCGAGTATGTGTTCTTGGTGGTAGTCATGATCGTGCAGCCCATACAGTGGTTGGATATCCGCGGGATCACCCTGTGAACAGTGGCTCATAGGTCGAAATACTGTGTGGCCTCTTCGAGATGACCCAACTCGGCAAACGCTTGCACGGTAAGAGCTGAATCACGAATCCAGTTAAACCGATAATCCCAGTTGCGAACGCCGCCGATGTCTTCGGGGAGTGAGGTCGTCGGTGCAGCACAGATGGCTCCCGTCTCGTGGTGGGTCAGCAGCTTCAGAGCGAGTGCTGAACGAATCGCCAGATCGTGCCACCGACCATCAATCGAACAGATTTCGGACTCCGGGCACTGGTGAATCCAGTCACGCCAGTAGTCGATGACGTCGGCAAGCGTCTCTTGATGGATGGGGTGGTTCTATCGGGATTTCCTGGTCGTGACCGAGTACGAGCCAACGCGTTTCACCCTCCGATAGTGCTACTGAGGTGTGGGCAGCGTGATCCGAGATCGAAAACGGAACCGATCCCGAGAGAAAGACTTCCTTCTCATTACTGGTTGCAACGACGCCATGACGTGCCTCCTCAACGGTGGGTTTCGTTCGCGCGTAATCGAACCGCGGTTCGAACTCGACAGCCATATCGACGTGGCCGCTCTCACAGGTGAGTTTACGGAAAACCGTCGCCTGAGGAACCTGATGAGCTTCGGCAATATCCGGAATGGACATGAAATCGGTGACTGTCGCCTGTCCCGAAGTCGTCTCGAACCGTGTCTCCAAGACGTTCGTCCGGTCGAGATACTCGTGGCTCGCCTCGAAGGGGGTAGCAGGTTGAACGGTGAAGTGACCGCCATCCTCAGCATCTAACAGCCGTGCAAAGAGGCTCGACGATTCGACGTGAGGAAGACAACACCAGTCGACTACACCATCGTGATTGATGAGAGCAACAGTTTCTAAGTTGCCGATGATCCGTGCTCTTCGATAGGTGGATAGTCCATTGTTGAAAATTTGTTAGGATGTTGTCTGAACTACTATTCGTTGGAAACTGCCGCTCCCTCCACTGTTTATGTGTGGTGGTTCAATACGTGATTGATGATTCATCCTCACTCAGTCTCTTCTTGAACGAGCCATGTGACACTCTTCGAGCGACCCCACTGTTCGAGTGTGATTCCGGTCAGTTCGTTCTGGAGTCGTTGTAGGTGTTGGGCTACCGCCTTCGGCGTCTCGTCGATCTCGTCCGCGATATCACGAGCCTTGAGATACGTCGGCTCACAATCTGCTTGTTGGACCAAGTATGCCGGACTACTCGACGTGTGAAATTAGTCATAGAAGGAGATTTCCGCTTCGTTAGCGGAGGAATCCGAGCAGCTTGTAGTCGTGGTCCGGCGTGTACCGACGGAACAGCAGGCTGTTCGAGAGCACCGAGACGCTCGAAAAGGCCATCGCCACCGCGGCCAGGACGGGTTGCAGCAGTCCCAGCGAGGCGAGCGGGATCATCGCCGTGTTGTAGCCGAGCGCCCAGAAGAGGTTCTGTTTGATCTTCTGGAGCGTGCCGTCGGAGATGCGGATAGCCTTCACTACATCGAGCGGGTCGTCGCGCATCAGGGTGACATCGGCAGCCTCGATGGCCACGTCGGTGCCGGAGCCGATGGCGGTGCCCACGTAGGCGGTCGCGAGCGCCGGCGCGTCGTTGACGCCGTCGCCGACCATCATCGCCCTCGTACCGTCGGACTGGATGTCGTCGAGCGCGTCGGATTTGTCCTCTGGCAGGACCCCCGCGCGGACGTTGTCGGGGTCGATGCCGACCTCCTTGGCGACCGCTGCGGCCGTGCGCTCGTTGTCGCCGGTGATCATGTGGACTGCGAGATCGCGTTCATGGAGCGCCGCGACGGCTTCTTTTGCGCTCTCTTTGACCGTATCGGCGTCGGCGACGAGACCCAGTAGGGTATCGCCGCGCGCGACGAGCATCGCGGTCTTGCCCTCGCCTTCGAGCCGTTCGAGTTCCTCGGTGGCGGGCGAGGGGTCGATGTCGTTGTCGCGCATGAGTTTACGGTTGCCAACGAGCACCTCCTCGCCGTCGACCGTCGCACGGACTCCGTGACCGGGCACGTTCTCGAATTCGGTGGGGTCGGTGAGACCGATGCCGCGTTCTTCGGCACCGTCGACGATAGCCTGCGCGAGCGGGTGCTCGCTGCCGGATTCGGCGCTCGCGGCGGCGTGGAGCACCGTCTCCTCGTCAACCGCTGACCGCTCGTCGAGCACCGCACCGCCGTCGGTCGTCGGTTCGCCGCCGTCGGTGGCGGTGTGGCTTCCATCGAGGGGAACGACGTCGGTCAGTTCCATCGCGCCCTCGGTCAGCGTCCCGGTCTTGTCGAAGACGACCGTATCGACATCCTTGGCGCGTTCGAGGACGTCGCCACCCTTGAACAGGACGCCGTTTTTCGCGCCGATAGAGGTACCGACCATCGTCGCCGCCGGCGTCGCCAGCCCGAGCGCACAGGGACAGGCGATCAACACGGCAGAGGCGAAGACGACCACCGCGAACTCGAAGACCGAGACGCCGCCACCGGCGGCCGTCGGCCCACCGGCGACGAGTCCCCACAGCGGGAGCCAGTCGACGAAGCCCGCGAGCGCCGCGGGGAACAGATACCAGACGAGACCCCACAGCAGCGCGTTGGCGATGACGATCGGCACGAAGTACGCCGAGATACGGTCGGCGAGATTCTGAATGTCGGGCTGGCGCGACTGCGCTTCTTTGACCGTCTGGACGATCTGCTGGAGCGCCGTGTCCGCGCCGACCTTGGTGGCTTCGACAGTCAGCACGCCGTTTTCATTGATGGTCGAACCCACTACCTCGTCGCCTTCCTCCTTCTCGACGGGCACGGACTCGCCGGTGACCATCGATTCGTCAACGGCGGACTGTCCGTCGACGACGGTGCCGTCAGTCGGGATCTGCTCGCCCGGGCGGACCTTCATGTGGTCGCCGACATCGACCTCATCGAGCGGGATCTCCTCCTCGTTACCGCCTTCGTCGACGACGGTCGCGGTGTCGGCCTCCATTTCGAGCAATTGCTGGAGGGCTTCACCCGCCTGCCCTTTCGAGCGGGCTTCGAGATAGTTGCCGAGCGTGATGAACACGAGGATCAACGCAGCCGTATCGAAGTACAGACTCCCCGCGAGCACGCCCAGTAGCACGACGACCGAGTAGAGGTAGGCCGTCGAGGAGCCGAGCGCGATGAGCACGTCCATGTTCGCGGTGCGGTTCTTGACGAGCGCTTTGTAGGCGTTCTCGTAGAACGGCCGGCCGAGCACGATTTGGACTGGGGTCGCAAGCAGGAACTCCACCCAGCCGAACTCGATGCCGAAAATCGTCTCGGGGAGCGCCCCACCACCCAGCAGCAGCTTCTCGACCATGAACGCGATCAGCGGCAGCGACAGCACCGCGCCAAAGAGGGTGAGCCGGAGCTGGCGGTGAATCTCGCCCTCGCGGGCGGCGTCGCGCTGGTCCTGTTCGGAATCGCCGCTGCCGTCGTCGCGCACCGGCGAGTAGCCTGCGTCCTCGACCGCCGTGTAGAGCTGCTCTCGGTCGGTTTCTGCGGGGTTGTATTCGACGTTCGCTTCGTCGGTCGCATAGTTGACCTCCGCCGAAATCACGCCCGGGACATCTTCGAGTGCCTCTTGGTTGGTTTCGGCGCAGTTCGAACACGTCATGTCCGTGATGGCGATGGAGGTCGAGGCGCTCACCGCCTCGTAACCGGCGTTGTCGACCGCGGTGTAGATGTCCGCCAGCGACACCTCGTCGGGATCATATTCGACGGTTCCCTCATCGGTCGCATAGTTGACATTTGTCTCGCTCACCCCCGCAAGCCCTTCCACGGATTCCGTTATCGACTGGGAGCATGTCGCACAACTCATGCCCTGTATGTCGAGTTGTGTTTTTCGGTGACTCATCAATAGTACATACGGGGTCCTCATTCAATGCGGTTTTTCTTCTGATATACAGGATTCGGGTCCGTATGAGCTTGTGATTCGAAAGCCAAATTCGAGTACGTCCGATTTAACTCGTTGCCTCCTCTAATCGTTCATATTGCTCTTCGAAGCGGGCCTCACACGATGGACAACAAAACTGATACAGGTCACCGCCGATACGGGTGGCAACACCCTCGCTGGTGACGGTATTGCCGCACTCAGCACACGTCAATGCGAACTCCGTCCCGCCGACGCTAGGTGTCCACTCGGCACCAGTCAGAAGCGTTACACTGTACTCTTCCACGCTTCTCTCGCCGAGAATTTCCGAAAGCCACGCTGGGACATCTCCATCAGGCACCCGTGCATAACAAAAAATATCGTTCTCCGCGGTCGTGAAGGCGTATTCGACCGCCTCGGCATCGAGAAGCGTCTCATGAACGGAGTCGAATTCATCCGCGTGTGCAGTCACTGTCAGGAGAACGGGCACACCCTCGCTGAGTTGTGAGTGATCGACATCGAGCGTAAAGCGTCGGATGATATCCATCTCCTGTAACCGCTTGACACGATCCGAGACGGCCGGTGCCGACAGATCAACCGCCTCGGCGATTTCGCTCCACGGACGACGTGCATCGCTCAGCAACAGTTCGAGGATTTCGAGGTCCGTTTCATCGAGATCGCGCATACCATATTTGATGGCATCGACCAATAAATGTCCTTCCGAATGTTCACTTTGGAGCCAACAGTTTCGGGACCGCCAAATCACCATTATCGAAGCAGAAACCGAAATAAATCGAGCAGACATAGAATCACCTGTATGACGACCACGATCACGGTCAAAGGAATGAGCTGCGAACACTGCGAACAGACCGTCGAAGAGGCACTTCAGAGTGTTTCCGGCGTCTCGGATGCCCGCGCGGATCACGAGGCGGAACGCGCGACAATCGAGGGTGATTCCGACAGTGCCGTCCTCGCCCGAGCGGTCGAAGACGCGGGTTACGAAGCCTCGATGTGAGCACTCCCGCCTACTCCACTCCACAAAAACAAAAGATCGATATAGTGCAGAAAACACACTACTACACACGACCAAATCAATGGCGTACACACTCACCACGACCACCGACGAGCCGTTCGACGACGCAGTGGCCGCGACGACCGATGCGCTCGAAGAGGAGGGGTTCGGCGTCCTCAGTGACATCGACGTTCGTGAGACGCTCGAACAGAAACTCGACATCGACACCCGACAGTACCGCATCCTCGGCGCGTGTAACCCACAGCTCGCTCACGAGGGACTCGACGAAGAACCCGAACTGGGTGCGCTCTTGCCGTGTAACGTCATCGTCTACGAATCCGACGACGGCGTGACCGTGAGCGCGGTCGATCCGGGACAACTCGTCGGCATCACCGACAACCCCGCGCTCGATTCCATCGCCGAGGAGGTCCACGAGCGCTTCGAGCGCGTCCTCGCAACCATCGGCGAGGGAGCGTAACGATGGCCGAGACTCGAACGGACCTCACGACGGTGTTGCTGATCGGTCTCGGAATCCTGATTCTGAGTCCGCTGCTCGTGATGGGGTTCGCAATGCCGATAATGGGCGGGATGTACGGCTACGGTGGGCAGGGAACATTCGGATTCATCGGCTTGCTCGTCCCGCTCGCCGTGCTCCTCGTGGTTCTCGGAGCCGGCTATCTCCTCGTCCGTCGCGTGACCGACCACACCGGCTCGCGTGACGGTGCTCACGAAGAACTCCGTAGCGCCTACGCTCGCGGCGACCTCTCGGACGAGGAGTTCGAAACCCGTCGACAGAAACTCGGCAACGACTGACTCCCTCTCCCCCATGACCCTCGACCTTACACGACGACGATTGCTCGCAGCCGCCGGGAGCGCGTCTCTCGGCGTGCTTGCCGGCTGTTCGTCTTCGTCATCGAACGCCGGCTCGTCCTCGACGACTACTTCGGCAACATCGAACGCCGACCCATCCAGCACGACGGCCGCCTCGCAAACGCCGGCCGTCCCGAAAGACGCCGACCAGCAGCGAACACTCACCGCCACGACCGGCCCGATTTCGCCCAACGGAACCGACCGCTCGAATCCCGCATGGCTCTACGACGGACAGACGCCCGGACCGGAACTGCGGGTCGCCGAGGGTGACGTGCTGCAAGTCGACCTCGAAAACCAGCTTTCCGACCCGACCACCATACACTGGCACGGCATACCGCTCGCCAACCCGATGGACGGCGTGCCGGACGTCACGCAAGCGCCCGTCGACCCCGATAGATCGTTCACCTACACGTTCGAGGCAGCGCCGGCCGGGACGTACTTCTATCACAGTCACGTCGGGCTGCAGCTCGACCGCCACCTTATCGGCCCGCTCATCATCGAGGAGGAGTCGCCACACGTCGCGTTCGACCGCGACATCGTCGTGGTCTTCAACGATTACCTGCGGGGTGCCCCGCAACCAGAATCCGAATGGGCCGCTCAGGGCGGAGGCGGTATGGGTGGTGGAATGGGCGGAGGTATGGGTCGCAATCAGATGGGCGGTGGCATGGGTAACGGGATGAATATGGCCTCGCGGCCGGACTACGCGGGGCTGCTCGCAAACGGCCGCCTTCCCTCAAATCCATCGGAGTTTACCATCAAAAAGAGCGAACGACTCCGAGTCCGATTCATCAATGCCAGCGGGGCGACGACGTTTCACGTCGGTCTCGGTGGCCATCGACTGAACATCACCCATGCCGATGGCCGGCCCGTCGAACCCGTCACGACCGACTCCTTTTCGTTCGGCCCCGGCGAGCGCTACGATGCAGTCGTCGACGCGAACAATTCCGGAGCGTGGGCCATCGAGGCCCGGTCAGTCGATGGCGACGAGCAACCGGCGACCGCGACGCTGCGATACGAGGGTGCGACCGGCACTCCACGCAAACCGTCGTTCGATGGAGGTCAACTCGGCTACGGCGACCTCCAGGCGGTCGAATCCATCGAGGGGCTACAGGGATCGCCCGACCGAACGTTCGACGTCACCCTCTCGGCGGGTCGCGGTCCGGGAACGTGGCTCATCAACGGCCAGCGATTTCCCGACGCGGACCCGTTTGCGGTGAAGGCTGGCGAGCACGTCCGAATACAGATGACCAACCGAAGCCCGGTGGTCCACCCGATGCATCTTCATGGGCACTTCTTCCGCGTCGGCAACGCGCTCAAGGACACGGTAATGGTGCCGGGCCACATGGGCCGAGTCACGATTGACTTCCTCGCGGACAACCCCGGCAAGTGGCTGTTCCACTGTCACAACATCTACCATCTCGACGGCGGTATGGGACGTATCATCGAATACACCGGCTGAACACGAAAACAGGACACTACCTACTATGAGCGAACATTCGACACGTGACGAGGCCGAACGAGGAAACGACCCCGCGACCACCGACACACCGCCGGCCCACCGGGGCGATAGCGGCGGTGACATCGCCCAGACCGACCACTCGGGCCACGAACAGCTGTTTCGCCGGCGCTTCTGGATATCGCTCGTGCTCTCGATTCCGGTCATCGTCTTCAGCGAATTCATCCAGGACGTTTTCAACTACACCGCGCCGGCCTTCCCCGGTAGTGAATGGATAACGCCGGTTCTCTCAGTGGTCGTCTTTGTCTATGGAGGCGTACCGTTCCTCTCGATGGCTCGCACGGAGTTCGAGAACCGAGAGCCGGGCATGATGATGCTCATCTCACTGGCGATCACCGTCGCGTTCGTCTACTCGCTGGCGAGCCTCGTCCTTCCGGGGACGACGCCGTTTTTCTGGGAGCTCGTGACGCTGATCGATATCATGCTGCTGGGCCACTGGATGGAGATGCGCTCGGTCCGGCAGGCCTCGGGCGCACTCGACGAACTCGCAAAGCTCATGCCCGACACCGCGGAGCGCGTCACCGAGGGCGGCGATACCGAGGAAGTTCCGATCGATGAGTTGACCGAGGACGATGTCGTGCTCGTCCGTCCGGGCGCGAGCGTCCCCGCCGACGGCGAGGTCATTGAGGGCGAATCCTCAGTAGATGAATCGATGATTACTGGCGAGTCCCGCGCGGTCGGGAAGGAACCCGGCAACGAGGTCGTCGCTGGGACGGTCAATCAAGATGGCAGCCTTCGGGTGCGGGTGACGACGACAGGCGAGGAGACGACGCTGGCGGGTATCATGCGCCTCGTCGACGAGGCCCAGCAGTCGAAATCCCGGACCCAACTGCTCGCCGACCGGGCGGCAGGCTGGCTGTTCTACGTCGCGCTGGGTGTTGCGGCTCTCACGCTGGTCGGCTGGGTTATCGCGACTGGCTTCGATATCATGGTCCTCGAACGCGTCGTCACCGTCCTCGTCATCGCGTGTCCACACGCGCTGGGGCTGGCGGTCCCGCTTGTGGTCGCCATCAACACCTCGACCGCGGCCCAAAACGGGATGCTCATCCGCGACCGCATCGCCATGGAAGAGTCCCGCAATCTCGATACGGTGATGTTCGACAAGACGGGAACGCTCACGAAAGGCGAACAGGGCGTCGTGGGTGTCGAAACGGCCGACGACTGGAACGAAGAGCGGGCGTTCGGCGTGGCCGCCGCTGTCGAGGGCGACTCCGAGCACATGATCGCCCGCGCCATTCGGAACGCGGCCGACGAGCGCGACGTCGACCGTCCAGGCGTCTCGGAGTTCGAGAACCTCCGCGGACTTGGTGTCCGCGCTACCGTGAATGAGACGACCGTGCATCTCGGCGGCCCGAACCTCCTCAGAAAGTTCGGCATCGAGCGGCCCGAATCCATCACGTCGTTCGCCGAAGAGGCTGGTGCGAACGCACAGACGGTCATCTATCTGGTTCGTGAGGAGACCGACGTGGTCGCCGCGTTCGCGCTCGCGGACGTGATCCGCGAAGAGAGCCACCAGACGATTCGGGCGCTCCACGAGATGGACATCGAGGTGGCGATGATCACCGGTGATTCCGAGGACGTCGCGGCCGCCGTCTCGAAGGAACTCGACATCGATCAGTATTTCGCGGAGGTCCTCCCCGAAGAGAAAGACCGGATGGTCACGGAGTTGCAAGAGGAGGGAAAGATGGTTGCGATGGTCGGCGACGGCGTCAACGACGCGCCCGCGTTGACCCGCGCGGACGTCGGTATCGCCATCGGCTCGGGTACTGACGTCGCCATCGAATCGGGCGACATCATCCTCGTCGAGAACAACCCGCTCGACGTGGTGCGACTCGTGCGCCTCTCGAAGGCGAGTTATCGAAAGATGCAGGAGAATCTCGTGTGGGCGACCGGCTACAACGTCTTCGCGCTCCCGCTGGCCGCGGGGGTACTCGCACCGATTGGTATCCTGCTTTCGCCCGCGGTCGGGGCGGTGCTCATGTCGCTGTCGACGATCATCGTCGCCATCAACGCACGCCGACTCCGTGGGGTAGACCTCTCGTGAGCGAGCGCGGTCAATCCATCTACAATTGGTGGAGCCGTCACGAACGCCTGTTCAGTCGCCTCTACGACGTCGGCTTCCTCGGTCGTAAGACCGAACTCCGCGAGCGGGCGGTGGAGGCGCTCAACCTCGATTCCGGCGAGCGCGTGCTGGAACTCGACTGTGGGCCGGGCAACTCCTTCG from the Halococcus sediminicola genome contains:
- a CDS encoding heavy metal translocating P-type ATPase, with protein sequence MSHRKTQLDIQGMSCATCSQSITESVEGLAGVSETNVNYATDEGTVEYDPDEVSLADIYTAVDNAGYEAVSASTSIAITDMTCSNCAETNQEALEDVPGVISAEVNYATDEANVEYNPAETDREQLYTAVEDAGYSPVRDDGSGDSEQDQRDAAREGEIHRQLRLTLFGAVLSLPLIAFMVEKLLLGGGALPETIFGIEFGWVEFLLATPVQIVLGRPFYENAYKALVKNRTANMDVLIALGSSTAYLYSVVVLLGVLAGSLYFDTAALILVFITLGNYLEARSKGQAGEALQQLLEMEADTATVVDEGGNEEEIPLDEVDVGDHMKVRPGEQIPTDGTVVDGQSAVDESMVTGESVPVEKEEGDEVVGSTINENGVLTVEATKVGADTALQQIVQTVKEAQSRQPDIQNLADRISAYFVPIVIANALLWGLVWYLFPAALAGFVDWLPLWGLVAGGPTAAGGGVSVFEFAVVVFASAVLIACPCALGLATPAATMVGTSIGAKNGVLFKGGDVLERAKDVDTVVFDKTGTLTEGAMELTDVVPLDGSHTATDGGEPTTDGGAVLDERSAVDEETVLHAAASAESGSEHPLAQAIVDGAEERGIGLTDPTEFENVPGHGVRATVDGEEVLVGNRKLMRDNDIDPSPATEELERLEGEGKTAMLVARGDTLLGLVADADTVKESAKEAVAALHERDLAVHMITGDNERTAAAVAKEVGIDPDNVRAGVLPEDKSDALDDIQSDGTRAMMVGDGVNDAPALATAYVGTAIGSGTDVAIEAADVTLMRDDPLDVVKAIRISDGTLQKIKQNLFWALGYNTAMIPLASLGLLQPVLAAVAMAFSSVSVLSNSLLFRRYTPDHDYKLLGFLR
- a CDS encoding SHOCT domain-containing protein encodes the protein MAETRTDLTTVLLIGLGILILSPLLVMGFAMPIMGGMYGYGGQGTFGFIGLLVPLAVLLVVLGAGYLLVRRVTDHTGSRDGAHEELRSAYARGDLSDEEFETRRQKLGND
- a CDS encoding GNAT family N-acetyltransferase; its protein translation is MTNLHDVRAHAAYVGYYVLPDYWGNGYASEAAQLLVAYAFDELNAHRVEASVQADNPASKRVLEKLGFQQEERNAMPTTSKASIRTSHFGACSPTNLKSSRSSFYLSNRSHSIRRFRNHGRQTDLVTASYDSEDAPTASEIA
- a CDS encoding AsnC family transcriptional regulator, with the protein product MRDLDETDLEILELLLSDARRPWSEIAEAVDLSAPAVSDRVKRLQEMDIIRRFTLDVDHSQLSEGVPVLLTVTAHADEFDSVHETLLDAEAVEYAFTTAENDIFCYARVPDGDVPAWLSEILGERSVEEYSVTLLTGAEWTPSVGGTEFALTCAECGNTVTSEGVATRIGGDLYQFCCPSCEARFEEQYERLEEATS
- a CDS encoding multicopper oxidase family protein: MTLDLTRRRLLAAAGSASLGVLAGCSSSSSNAGSSSTTTSATSNADPSSTTAASQTPAVPKDADQQRTLTATTGPISPNGTDRSNPAWLYDGQTPGPELRVAEGDVLQVDLENQLSDPTTIHWHGIPLANPMDGVPDVTQAPVDPDRSFTYTFEAAPAGTYFYHSHVGLQLDRHLIGPLIIEEESPHVAFDRDIVVVFNDYLRGAPQPESEWAAQGGGGMGGGMGGGMGRNQMGGGMGNGMNMASRPDYAGLLANGRLPSNPSEFTIKKSERLRVRFINASGATTFHVGLGGHRLNITHADGRPVEPVTTDSFSFGPGERYDAVVDANNSGAWAIEARSVDGDEQPATATLRYEGATGTPRKPSFDGGQLGYGDLQAVESIEGLQGSPDRTFDVTLSAGRGPGTWLINGQRFPDADPFAVKAGEHVRIQMTNRSPVVHPMHLHGHFFRVGNALKDTVMVPGHMGRVTIDFLADNPGKWLFHCHNIYHLDGGMGRIIEYTG
- a CDS encoding glycoside hydrolase family 15 protein, encoding MHQETLADVIDYWRDWIHQCPESEICSIDGRWHDLAIRSALALKLLTHHETGAICAAPTTSLPEDIGGVRNWDYRFNWIRDSALTVQAFAELGHLEEATQYFDL
- a CDS encoding heavy-metal-associated domain-containing protein: MTTTITVKGMSCEHCEQTVEEALQSVSGVSDARADHEAERATIEGDSDSAVLARAVEDAGYEASM
- a CDS encoding DUF302 domain-containing protein, with the protein product MAYTLTTTTDEPFDDAVAATTDALEEEGFGVLSDIDVRETLEQKLDIDTRQYRILGACNPQLAHEGLDEEPELGALLPCNVIVYESDDGVTVSAVDPGQLVGITDNPALDSIAEEVHERFERVLATIGEGA
- a CDS encoding glycoside hydrolase family 15 protein; translated protein: MSHCSQGDPADIQPLYGLHDHDYHQEHILDHLSGYRNSTPVRIGNAAVEQQQLDVYDELIQGIYETMRYGETLSEDDWDVMRVIINYVCEAWQEPDVGIWELRDDPQQLVHSKIMCWVALDRVINSIISSR
- a CDS encoding M23 family metallopeptidase — encoded protein: MKFNRRTMLKGSALGLLGVSADSLGKGRASVDVSATNGSMVNPATNTVSTATNTCRSTSKNSAVVDISQNSTPLVGEVLSAPIPFTGSDGQTYLAYELMLTNFTTGPVTIEQLEVINADTGAAIHALDADEVANRLQPAGRRDTVASFDPAMTALVFLHVNVDESSDVPERLIHRVSLKAEAAPPDQQELVESVGEITVDLRDVVTVGPPLRGSNYIAADSFGDAVRHTRATLPVNGQIWLAQRYAVDYEQLDAKDRIFDGPREDLESYTIYGEKAIAVADGTVVKVVDGVPENVPGEFPEEIILEKADGNAVILDLGCENYALYAHFQPGSIRVAEGDHVEQGDVLGLVGNSGNSIAPHLHFHVMNRPLSLASNGLPYLVDSFTILGQTAGTTAFDQAEADGQPLAVNRFDPPVESIGTLPLDQIVVDFD
- a CDS encoding DUF7123 family protein — its product is MVQQADCEPTYLKARDIADEIDETPKAVAQHLQRLQNELTGITLEQWGRSKSVTWLVQEETE
- a CDS encoding trehalase-like domain-containing protein; this encodes MFNNGLSTYRRARIIGNLETVALINHDGVVDWCCLPHVESSSLFARLLDAEDGGHFTVQPATPFEASHEYLDRTNVLETRFETTSGQATVTDFMSIPDIAEAHQVPQATVFRKLTCESGHVDMAVEFEPRFDYARTKPTVEEARHGVVATSNEKEVFLSGSVPFSISDHAAHTSVALSEGETRWLVLGHDQEIPIEPPHPSRDACRRHRLLA